From Microbispora sp. ZYX-F-249:
GGGCGGCCATGATGGTCTGGTTGATCCCGACCACGATCGTCCGCTTGGCCAGCGGCAGCCGCACCTTGCGCAGCGCCTGGCCGCCGGTGGCGCCGAGGGAGTCGGCGGCCTCCAGCGTGGCCGGCGGGGTCTGCCTGATGCCGTGGGCGGTGAGCCGGATCGCGGGCGGGACCGCGTAGATCATCGTGGCGACGGTGGCGCTGGCCGGCCCGATCAGGAAGAAGAGCGTGAGCGGGGCCAGGTAGACGAACGTCGGCATGGTCTGCATGAAGTCCAGCACCGGCGTGACGACCCGGTTGAAGCGGTCGCTGAGTCCGGCCCAGATCCCGAGCGGGATGCCGGCCGCGAGCGACAGCGCGACGGCCGTCAGGGTGAGGGCGAGCGTGTCCATGCTCTCCTCCCACAGCCCGAGCAGGCCGAACGACGCGAACCCGGCCGCCGTCAGCACGGCGACCTTGCGGTTGCCGTAGAGGTAGGCGATCGCGGTGGCGACGCCGGTCACCCCGAGCCAGCCGACGAGCGGCACGGGGCGGCCGAAGGACGGCTGACTGATCAGCGCCTGGACGAACGTCACCGCGGCGTCGAGGAAGAGCCGGATGTAGTTGACGAAGTAGAGGAACAGCGGGTTGCTGTTGCGGTTCGCGTCGATCGCGTCGGCGGCCTCGCCGAGCCGGTTGTGCAGGGGCGTCAGCTGCGCGCCGCCCAGCGGCAGGGTGTCACGGCCGTTCAGCACCACCCACAGCACGATCCAGGCGACGACGACCGCGCCCGTGACGTACGTACGTGAGAGGAACCGGCGCGTCACCGGCACGCTGAGGGCCACCATTAGCTCTGCCCGCCCGCGCCGGCGATGACTTCCAGCACCTCCGCCGGGGTGACCACGCCGAGCAGCTCGCCGTCGCGCACCACCTTGACCGGGCGCCCGGCGGACAGGACCGTGCGCGCCGCGTCACGGATGACGGTGTCCGGGCTCAGCTCCGGTCCGTCGAGGGGGTCGTCCGGGGCGGCGTCGCGCATGATCCAGCGCAGCGTGAGGACGTCGGACCGGGGGACGTCGCTGACGAAGTCCCGCACGTAGTCGTCGGCGGGGGCGCCGACCACCTCGTCCGGGGTGCCCGTCTGCACGAGTTCGCCGTCCCGCATGATGAGGATGCGGTCGCCCAGCTTGAGCGCCTCGCCGAGGTCGTGGGTGATGAAGATCATCGTCTTGCCCACCTCGTGGTGCAGGCGGATGACCTCGTTCTGCATCTCACGCCGGATCAGCGGGTCGAGCGCGGAGAACGGCTCGTCGAAGAACAGCACCTCGGGGTCCACGGCGAGGGCGCGGGCCAGGCCGACCCGCTGCTGCATGCCGCCGGACAGCTGGTCGGGGTAGGAGCCCTCGAACCCGGCGAGGCCCACCAGTTCGAGCACCTCCTGGGCCCTGGCCAGGCGGTCGGCCTTCTTCACGCCCCTGATCTCCAGGCCGAAGGCCACGTTGTCCAGGACCCGGCGGTGCGGCAGCAGGCCGAAGTGCTGGAACACCATGCCGAACCGGTGGCGGCGCAGCTCGCGCAGGCGCTTGCCGGCGTAGCCGAGCACGTCCTCGCCGTCGAGCAGGACCTCGCCCGCCGTCGGCTCGACCAGCCGGTTCAGGCACCGTACGAGCGTGGACTTGCCCGAGCCGGACAGGCCCATGACGACGAAGACCTCACCCCGGCACACCGAGAAGGAGACGTCCCGCACCGCGGCCACGCACCCGCTCGTCCGTTTCAGCTCCGCACGGTCGAGCTCCGCCAGCGGCGTGCCGACGACGCGGTCGGCGCGCTGCCCGAAGACCTTCCACAGGCCGCGTACGTCGAGGACCGTGGGCCTGTCGCCGTCCGGCACGCTCGCCGGACTCTCCTGCTCGGTCACAGAGGATACGGTCATGACACCTCACGCTCCTTGACGTCCGCCTGCGACAGCGTCGATGCAGGCGCCACCGATGTAGGGGTCTGCCACAGGCAGTGCCTTCCGGTCGCCACGACAAAGCAAGCGCGCACTAGTTGCGTATTACGCACCTGTTTGCTTATCGAGGAACAGAATCGACCCGACACTCGCGGACAGTCAAGGCTTGTGCGCCTTTTTTACACTGTCGAC
This genomic window contains:
- a CDS encoding quaternary amine ABC transporter ATP-binding protein, coding for MTVSSVTEQESPASVPDGDRPTVLDVRGLWKVFGQRADRVVGTPLAELDRAELKRTSGCVAAVRDVSFSVCRGEVFVVMGLSGSGKSTLVRCLNRLVEPTAGEVLLDGEDVLGYAGKRLRELRRHRFGMVFQHFGLLPHRRVLDNVAFGLEIRGVKKADRLARAQEVLELVGLAGFEGSYPDQLSGGMQQRVGLARALAVDPEVLFFDEPFSALDPLIRREMQNEVIRLHHEVGKTMIFITHDLGEALKLGDRILIMRDGELVQTGTPDEVVGAPADDYVRDFVSDVPRSDVLTLRWIMRDAAPDDPLDGPELSPDTVIRDAARTVLSAGRPVKVVRDGELLGVVTPAEVLEVIAGAGGQS